GTCGAAGGCGGTCCGCAACAGCGGGAGCTTGTACTCGCGGACCGCGTCGTAGTCGACGCGGTCGGTCGGGAAGTCGGGGACCGGCTTCAGGTCTCCCTCGTCGAGCCAGCCGTCCGCGACGAGCCCGTCGGGGTCGACGAACAGCGGGTTGCCGGCGAACGCCGACGGCGACTGGTACGGGGACTCCCCGGCCACGGAGAGCGTCGGGCCGATCGGACAGATCTGCCAGTGATCGACGCCGGCGTCGCCGAGGAACGAGAGGAACTCGCGCGCCCCCTCGCCGAGGTCGCCGATCCCGTACGCCCCCGGCAGCGAGGTGACGTGACAGAAGACGCCGTCGGAGCGGTCGAATCGCATACGGCCCCCTGCGATCCCCACCGACTCAAGCGTTGTGTCCGACCGCGCGGTCGACGACGGGACCCCCGTCCGCGCGCGACGACAACGAGGATCTCCCCCCGCGGCGGCTCACTCCGAATCGACCGGTACCACGGCCACGTCGCCGACGCGGATCCGATCGGTCCCGTCGGCGTCCGCGACGACGCATTCGGTCCCCGTGACGAGGTCGCGCTCGCCGTGGTCGAGCCCGACCGCGACGCTTGCGTCCGCGGGCGCGAAGTTGAGGACGACGACGAGGTCGTCGTCGCCGTCGCGCCGGCGGAACGCGACCACGTCGTCGGGGTGTACGTCGCCGCTGGCGACGATCGGTCGCTCCGTGGGGTCGCCGCTCGCGACGTGGTAGTCGACGCGCGCGAGGTCCCCCGCCGGTCCGAGCGCCGGGTGTTCCCGTCGCGTCGCGACCAGGCGCTCGTAGCGATCGCGCACGTCCTCGCGCGCGTGGTCCCACGCGATGGCGTCGCGCCGCCCGCGCTGGCCGATTTCTTGCCCGGCGTACGCCATCGGCACGCCCGGCAGGGTCATGATCGCCGCGCCCGCGGCCGCGGCGGCGGCGTCGCCGCACTCGACGCGGTAGCGCGTCTCGTCGTGGTTCTCGATGTATTGGAGGAACTCCGCGTGGTCGGGGAATCCGATCTCGGCGCGCTGGTCGACCGCGTCGAGGACGCTGGCGGCCGGCTCCGCCCCCCGGCCCACCTGTCTGAGCTGGAAGTACAGCGTCGCGTCGAAGTGTACGTCGAACATCCCCTCGTGGAACCCCGGGATGTACGGGATGGTCTCGTCCATCAGGAGGAACTCGCGGTCGATGTCCTTCACGCGGTCGCGGAGTTCGCGCCAGAACGAGTCGGGCACGGCCCACGCCATGTCGCAGCGGAACCCGTCGACCAGCGGTGCCCACTCGTCTATCACGTCGAGCAGGAACCGCCGCACGTCGAGGTTCGCGTGGTTCAGGTTCGCGATCAGCTCCCAGTCGAAGTAGGTGCCCGGCTCGCCCGACTCCTGCCACTCGTAGCGGTCCCGGTACGGCGAGTCGGGGTTCCGGTAGGCGTCGCGGAACCACTCGTGTTCGCGGGCGGTGTGGTTTGCGACGAAGTCGAAGAGGACGCGCAGCCCGTGGTCGTGGGCGGTCTCGACGAGCGCCTCGAAGTCATCGCGGTCCCCGAGGTCGTCGGCGGTGTCGAAGAAGTCGACGATGTTGTACCCGTGCGGTTTCCCGTCGTGGCCGAGGACCGGCGTGAGCCACAGCGTGTCGACGCCGAGCGCAGCGATCTTCGGGATTCGCTCGGCGATGGCGTCGAACGTCTCCCCCTCGTCGGCGTCCGCGAAGGTGCGGACGAACACCTCGTAGACGGAGGCCCCCTCGGTCCACTCCGGCGGGTCGTTGAGCCGCCGCGTCTCGAAGTCGGGCGCGTCGGGCGTCAGCCCCGCCTCCCCGGCGTCGTCGTCGGGGCGACCGTCGGCGGGGACGCGCTCGACCGCGGCCGCGTCGGCGACGCTGACCCGCGGATCCGCGCCCGAGTCCCTCGCCACCGCGACCGCGTGGACGCGGAGCCGGTCCGGCACGGCGTCGAGCGGCACGCGGAGTTCGCGGCCGTCCTCGGCCACGTCGAGCGCGTCCCGGGGGTTTGTGCGTCCCGCCGCCATCGCGCGCTCGACGTCGCGGTCGTCGACGGCGAACGTCACCGCCAGATCCGCGGCGTCGAGCGTCGACTCCGGGTTCGGCGTCGGGGTCGCGGTGAACACCGCCTCGCCGGCGCGCTCCCCGGCCGCGCCGTCGCCGTCGAACTCGACGCGCGCGTCCACCCGAACGCGCGGTCGCCCGACTCCCTCGCGGCGTTCCCGCGCGGCGTACCCCGCCGGCGCGTCGCCCCCGTCGCGGTCGCGTATCGCGGTGCCGCTCCCGCCCGCGACGTCGACCCCCTCGTAGCTCGCGGCGAACGCCCGCACCGTGAGGAGGTGGTCGCCGTCCGGCGCGTCCAGCCCGAGCAGATAGCGGCCCGGGACGTCCGGGGTGAACTCGGTCACGGGGGCGTCGCCGACGGTCGCCTCGCTGCCCGGGGGCGCGTCGGCGACGCGCCACGCGTACCGGCCGTCCGGGTCCGGGTCTCTCGGTGCCAACTCGGTCCGCTCGCCGGTCGCGAGGAAGCGCGGGGGTCCGGGGTGGTGCATGTGACGGCCATCGACGCCCGGGGCCTTCGGTGTTGCTCTTGTGCCGGCGTCGAGAACGCGGCGACGCCGTGCTCGCGGTGTCTTCTTCCCCCGCACCCCGTCTCCGCCGCGGTCGTCAAGGCTTTTACTCCGGCAGGCGCAGAGCGGGTATGCGACTGCGTACCGCCCTCACGGAACACGAACGTCGGCGCGGGGAGCGCTACCCGGCGGAGCACTCGATGACCGCCGGCGCGTTCACCGGCGACGACGGCCGTCTGGTCCACGTCGGGCCGGACGGGACCGTCCACGACTGTTCGTACTCGCTGTCGGGGGTCGGCGGTGCCGACCGCCTCCGAATGGGGATCACCGCCGGGCGAGGCGTCCGGTGGTTCGACGACCTGGAGACGACCCGCCAGCACTACGAGGGCGACACGCCCCTCGTCGAGACAGAGTACGACGCCGGCCGCTACACGATCCACCAGTTCGACCTCGTCGTGAGCGACACGCACCTCACCCACGTCGAACTCCGCGGGTCGCCGCCGGCCGACGCCGAACTCGTCGCCGCCTACGCGTTCTCGCCCGACATGGTCGAGGGCCGCGTCGGCAACATGGTCCACGAGGCCGCCGGCCCCGCGGACGGCGGCGTCGTCGAGGTGTACCACCGCA
This genomic stretch from Halorubrum hochsteinianum harbors:
- the malA gene encoding alpha-amylase MalA, yielding MHHPGPPRFLATGERTELAPRDPDPDGRYAWRVADAPPGSEATVGDAPVTEFTPDVPGRYLLGLDAPDGDHLLTVRAFAASYEGVDVAGGSGTAIRDRDGGDAPAGYAARERREGVGRPRVRVDARVEFDGDGAAGERAGEAVFTATPTPNPESTLDAADLAVTFAVDDRDVERAMAAGRTNPRDALDVAEDGRELRVPLDAVPDRLRVHAVAVARDSGADPRVSVADAAAVERVPADGRPDDDAGEAGLTPDAPDFETRRLNDPPEWTEGASVYEVFVRTFADADEGETFDAIAERIPKIAALGVDTLWLTPVLGHDGKPHGYNIVDFFDTADDLGDRDDFEALVETAHDHGLRVLFDFVANHTAREHEWFRDAYRNPDSPYRDRYEWQESGEPGTYFDWELIANLNHANLDVRRFLLDVIDEWAPLVDGFRCDMAWAVPDSFWRELRDRVKDIDREFLLMDETIPYIPGFHEGMFDVHFDATLYFQLRQVGRGAEPAASVLDAVDQRAEIGFPDHAEFLQYIENHDETRYRVECGDAAAAAAGAAIMTLPGVPMAYAGQEIGQRGRRDAIAWDHAREDVRDRYERLVATRREHPALGPAGDLARVDYHVASGDPTERPIVASGDVHPDDVVAFRRRDGDDDLVVVLNFAPADASVAVGLDHGERDLVTGTECVVADADGTDRIRVGDVAVVPVDSE